From Terriglobales bacterium, the proteins below share one genomic window:
- a CDS encoding glycine C-acetyltransferase: MPTATRVDPLSYLGDQISQLKEKGTYFRLRVLEDEQEPVCTFDGKKVINLASNNYLGLTTHPKLREAALEATRKYGVGSGAVRTIAGTMRIHMELEEKIARFKDVEACVVFQSGFTANAGTVSAILGKEDFIISDELNHASIIDGARLSRAKILVFRHKDIAHAEEQLASVKDQPGHKLLITDGVFSMDGDIGPLPALCHLAEKYGAIMMVDDAHASGVLGRNGRGTIDHFKVHGRVDVQVGTLSKAIGALGGYVCGSRDLIDYLYHRARPFLFSTSHPPSVAATCIAAFEVLEQEPQLMEKLWENTRYFKKELGNLGFNIGGTNTPASETPITPIIVGEGKLAMQFSRELFSEGVMATGIAFPTVPEGKARIRTIMTATHTREQLDQALDTLKHVGKRLAII; encoded by the coding sequence ATGCCTACCGCAACACGCGTCGATCCCCTGTCCTATCTCGGCGATCAAATCAGTCAGCTCAAAGAAAAAGGCACATATTTTAGGCTACGTGTGCTCGAAGACGAGCAGGAGCCGGTGTGTACCTTTGACGGCAAGAAGGTCATCAATCTCGCTTCCAACAATTACCTCGGGCTGACCACCCATCCCAAGCTGCGCGAGGCGGCGCTCGAAGCAACCAGGAAATACGGCGTTGGTTCAGGCGCGGTCCGCACCATTGCGGGCACCATGCGCATTCACATGGAACTGGAAGAGAAGATTGCGCGCTTTAAGGACGTTGAGGCATGTGTAGTCTTTCAGTCGGGATTTACCGCGAACGCAGGCACCGTCTCTGCGATTTTGGGAAAAGAAGATTTCATCATTTCCGACGAACTGAATCATGCTTCGATCATTGACGGCGCCAGGCTCTCTCGCGCGAAGATCCTCGTATTTCGCCACAAAGACATTGCTCATGCCGAGGAGCAGCTCGCGTCAGTAAAAGATCAGCCCGGACACAAGCTGCTGATCACTGACGGCGTCTTCTCTATGGACGGCGATATCGGACCTCTGCCCGCACTCTGCCATTTAGCCGAGAAGTACGGGGCAATCATGATGGTCGATGACGCGCACGCATCTGGCGTTCTCGGACGCAATGGTCGGGGTACGATCGATCATTTCAAAGTCCACGGTCGCGTCGACGTTCAGGTCGGAACGCTCTCAAAGGCAATCGGCGCGCTAGGCGGGTACGTCTGCGGCTCGCGCGATCTGATCGACTATCTGTATCACCGCGCTCGTCCATTCCTCTTTTCGACCTCTCATCCACCATCGGTCGCTGCGACCTGCATTGCCGCTTTCGAGGTCCTGGAACAGGAACCGCAGCTCATGGAGAAGCTGTGGGAGAACACGCGTTATTTCAAAAAGGAACTCGGCAATCTCGGCTTCAATATCGGTGGAACGAACACACCTGCGAGCGAGACGCCAATCACGCCGATCATCGTCGGTGAAGGCAAGCTGGCGATGCAGTTCTCGCGCGAGCTGTTCAGCGAAGGAGTGATGGCAACCGGAATCGCTTTTCCAACTGTTCCCGAGGGCAAAGCTCGCATTCGAACGATCATGACTGCGACTCACACGCGTGAGCAGCTCGACCAGGCGCTGGATACCTTGAAGCACGTCGGAAAGCGTCTCGCAATCATCTAA
- the selD gene encoding selenide, water dikinase SelD gives MSPAALDTVLGKLARQHDENLLVGFDTADDAAVYRLSDDLALVQTVDFFTPIVDDPYIFGQIAAVNSLSDVYAMGGMPMTALAISCFPDEGDLEVLGQMLAGGLSKMQEAGCIVAGGHSVRDPEMKLGYSVTGRVHPKKFWANSKAKVGDALVLTKAIGTGVISTAIKKGKAKQEWIDGAMASMTKLNNRAVEVIHQGGFTVHAATDITGFGIIGHVREMAIGSKTTIRIEAERIELLPGALECVRARYIPGGLNTNRDFAECCVVYKGERPEELKTLLYDPQTAGGLLLSVPSEIAKGVVAALEVAGVPAVRIGEVLPKAEKAIEVV, from the coding sequence CTGAGTCCGGCGGCGCTGGACACGGTGCTTGGGAAATTAGCCCGGCAACATGACGAAAACCTGCTGGTCGGCTTCGATACCGCCGACGACGCCGCAGTGTACCGTCTTTCGGACGATCTGGCGTTAGTGCAGACGGTCGATTTCTTCACTCCAATCGTCGATGATCCTTACATTTTCGGACAGATCGCGGCCGTGAACTCGCTCAGCGATGTGTATGCCATGGGCGGAATGCCGATGACCGCTCTAGCGATCTCCTGCTTTCCCGATGAGGGTGATCTGGAAGTGCTCGGACAAATGCTCGCCGGGGGGCTCTCCAAGATGCAGGAAGCCGGATGCATTGTCGCCGGCGGACACAGCGTGCGCGATCCCGAAATGAAACTCGGATACTCTGTCACCGGCCGTGTTCATCCGAAGAAATTCTGGGCAAACTCAAAGGCCAAAGTTGGTGATGCCCTCGTGCTCACGAAAGCCATTGGCACAGGAGTCATCTCGACGGCAATCAAAAAAGGCAAAGCGAAGCAGGAATGGATCGATGGCGCCATGGCGTCTATGACGAAGCTCAACAATCGCGCCGTCGAGGTAATCCATCAAGGCGGCTTCACCGTTCATGCTGCGACTGACATCACCGGCTTCGGCATCATCGGTCATGTGCGCGAGATGGCAATAGGCAGCAAGACCACAATCCGTATAGAAGCCGAACGAATCGAACTTTTGCCTGGCGCGCTGGAATGCGTGCGGGCTCGGTACATTCCGGGAGGACTTAATACGAACCGTGACTTTGCAGAATGTTGCGTCGTCTACAAAGGCGAGCGTCCGGAAGAATTGAAGACGCTGCTGTACGATCCACAAACCGCTGGCGGTCTCCTGCTCTCGGTTCCCAGCGAGATCGCGAAGGGTGTAGTTGCCGCGCTGGAAGTCGCTGGGGTGCCGGCTGTGCGGATCGGCGAAGTGCTGCCAAAAGCCGAGAAGGCGATTGAAGTTGTATAG
- a CDS encoding transcriptional regulator: MTQPKLKSKSLAPENSRLSARSLAVRKEASAAELDPVIHERMRLGIISALAVRDALTFSELKRLLEATDGNLSVHARKLEEAEYIVCTKSFNGRVPRTEYRITAAGRKALEGYLDQMEQIIRQTRGD, encoded by the coding sequence TTGACGCAGCCGAAGTTGAAGTCAAAGTCGTTGGCGCCGGAGAACTCACGTCTGAGCGCGCGTTCCCTTGCCGTGCGAAAAGAGGCTTCGGCCGCCGAACTCGATCCCGTAATTCACGAGCGCATGCGCCTGGGCATCATCAGCGCGCTCGCGGTTCGTGATGCTCTCACCTTCTCAGAGCTGAAGCGTCTGCTCGAAGCCACCGACGGCAATCTGAGCGTCCATGCACGCAAGCTCGAAGAAGCTGAATACATCGTATGCACGAAGAGCTTTAACGGACGCGTCCCTCGCACCGAATACCGGATCACAGCCGCCGGCCGCAAGGCGCTCGAGGGGTATCTCGATCAAATGGAGCAAATCATCCGCCAGACGCGCGGAGATTGA
- a CDS encoding FAD-dependent oxidoreductase — protein MKTVFVVGAGPAGMFAAQKIALAGHQVVILNRDIKPGGLAEYGIYPTKDKMKVGLRKQFAKVLALPNVHYFGHVCIAENGCLSIKDLRDFNPSAIVFAVGAQGTKKLSLEGSSARGVYSAKDFVYFYNQLPPYTSQDFSTGKRVAVIGMGNVAVDIAHWLLVDAPEKAEEVIVVARRGPFEAKFDKKEFAYIEQYLDREAFHAELERIRPQLEAVGQDASKVAETTFPILNKPATPALGEGRLLFRFLSSPCSIHVDPNGRINRLRVTENVLVQRDTSIACKATDRTADIDVDTMIFAIGDVADPAVGLPYGTDSYLINPDTTDPQRAAYEVYDNLGCCAMEGIYVVGWARKASEGLVGIARHDAEVGATHVLKYLEATPEKACATPEQIKKSIEARGVRVVDKSDLDHLAKAEEEQAKAKGMLWFKFSEDEAMLAAIDERKRQAQPTTAGSVFA, from the coding sequence ATGAAGACGGTGTTCGTCGTAGGCGCGGGGCCGGCGGGGATGTTCGCCGCGCAGAAGATCGCGCTTGCCGGTCACCAGGTTGTCATCCTCAATCGCGACATCAAACCCGGCGGCCTGGCCGAGTACGGCATTTATCCGACAAAGGACAAGATGAAAGTGGGACTGCGAAAGCAGTTCGCCAAGGTGCTCGCATTGCCGAACGTCCATTATTTCGGACATGTGTGCATTGCGGAGAATGGCTGTCTCTCGATTAAGGATCTCCGTGATTTCAATCCCTCTGCCATCGTTTTTGCCGTTGGAGCGCAGGGCACGAAGAAACTGAGCCTTGAAGGCAGTTCCGCCCGCGGAGTTTATTCAGCCAAGGACTTCGTCTATTTCTACAATCAACTCCCGCCGTACACTTCGCAGGATTTCTCCACCGGCAAGCGCGTCGCCGTCATTGGCATGGGAAACGTGGCGGTCGATATTGCCCACTGGTTGCTGGTTGATGCTCCAGAAAAAGCTGAGGAAGTGATCGTGGTTGCGCGCCGCGGGCCGTTTGAGGCCAAGTTCGACAAGAAAGAATTCGCATACATCGAGCAATATCTCGATCGCGAAGCGTTTCACGCCGAACTCGAACGCATTCGCCCGCAGCTTGAGGCCGTAGGTCAGGACGCCAGCAAAGTTGCCGAAACGACTTTCCCAATTTTGAACAAGCCTGCAACCCCCGCTTTGGGCGAAGGAAGGCTTCTGTTCCGCTTTTTGAGTTCGCCGTGCTCGATCCATGTCGACCCGAATGGCCGCATCAACCGTCTGCGAGTTACCGAAAATGTTCTCGTGCAGCGTGACACCAGCATCGCCTGCAAAGCCACGGATCGCACCGCGGACATCGACGTAGACACAATGATCTTCGCCATCGGCGACGTAGCAGATCCTGCCGTGGGCCTGCCGTACGGAACGGACAGCTATCTGATTAACCCCGATACGACCGATCCGCAGCGCGCCGCCTACGAGGTCTACGACAACCTAGGCTGCTGCGCGATGGAAGGTATTTACGTTGTCGGCTGGGCGCGCAAAGCCAGTGAAGGCCTGGTGGGCATCGCGCGCCATGACGCCGAAGTTGGTGCGACGCACGTGCTGAAGTACCTCGAAGCGACGCCGGAAAAAGCCTGCGCCACGCCCGAGCAGATCAAGAAAAGCATCGAAGCTCGAGGCGTTCGCGTCGTGGATAAGTCCGATCTCGATCACCTGGCCAAGGCTGAAGAAGAGCAGGCCAAGGCCAAAGGGATGCTCTGGTTCAAGTTCTCAGAAGACGAAGCCATGCTGGCGGCAATCGATGAAAGAAAGCGCCAAGCTCAACCTACCACTGCCGGAAGCGTCTTTGCCTGA
- a CDS encoding M28 family peptidase, translating to MLRTKAHFNFFLVIFCLSLSSLAQNASPWKVKPEWVRAHEMFLASDAMRGRGSATPDELIAATYVASQFERFGLKPGTPDGTFIQRVELVQPVIEGKATLTAQTSGITLEQGKDFLLSRTDGQGFSGPLLKVTAANAGTAQFQPGSVVLLGSDLGEQSRAVARRAVIAGAKALLRMDPSLTAEKMEAASEEGSSIHLHLAGSTGGVMGAGFSVVSLTSNAGDQLSGLSDGTIVSLQLQAKDTPRYSYNAIGVLPGKNSSANAKVLLLSAHLDHLGIGTPVNGDSIYNGADDDASGTTAVIELAHALASGQPLQRTVYFVCYGSEELGGLGSTYFREHPPIPLDRIAANLEFEMIGNQDPKMPKGKMLLTGWDRSNLGPTLVQHGALLGNDPYPEQHFFERSDNYPLALKGVVAHTAGGWGTPPTYHKPDDDLAHLDFNFMTEAIQSLIEPLRWLANSDFVPHWLPGKQPHARE from the coding sequence ATGCTCAGAACGAAGGCTCACTTCAACTTTTTTCTTGTAATTTTTTGTCTTTCGCTTAGTTCCCTCGCTCAGAATGCTTCGCCCTGGAAAGTAAAACCGGAATGGGTGCGCGCGCATGAAATGTTCCTGGCCAGCGATGCCATGCGCGGCCGAGGCAGCGCGACACCTGATGAGCTGATCGCGGCGACCTACGTTGCATCGCAATTCGAGAGATTTGGATTAAAGCCCGGCACGCCCGACGGAACCTTCATCCAGCGAGTTGAGTTGGTGCAGCCGGTGATCGAAGGCAAAGCTACGCTCACCGCGCAGACTTCCGGCATCACCTTGGAGCAAGGCAAAGACTTCCTCCTCTCGCGTACGGACGGGCAGGGCTTTTCCGGTCCGTTGCTGAAGGTTACGGCTGCGAATGCGGGCACGGCTCAATTCCAGCCCGGGAGCGTCGTTCTGCTTGGCAGTGATCTTGGGGAGCAGTCTCGGGCCGTCGCGCGCAGAGCCGTCATCGCTGGAGCAAAGGCGCTGCTCCGCATGGATCCCAGTCTCACTGCGGAGAAGATGGAAGCGGCAAGTGAGGAGGGCAGTTCGATCCATCTGCATCTGGCGGGAAGTACTGGCGGAGTAATGGGCGCTGGTTTTAGCGTGGTATCACTCACTTCGAACGCCGGTGATCAGTTATCTGGTTTGTCGGATGGAACGATTGTCTCCCTGCAACTTCAAGCCAAGGACACGCCACGATACAGCTATAACGCCATTGGCGTGCTTCCAGGTAAGAACTCCAGCGCCAACGCGAAGGTTCTTTTGCTCTCAGCCCATCTCGACCACCTCGGAATTGGCACGCCCGTGAATGGCGACTCCATCTACAACGGTGCTGATGACGATGCTTCAGGCACCACGGCAGTCATCGAGCTGGCGCATGCGTTGGCATCGGGACAGCCACTCCAGCGGACGGTTTATTTCGTCTGCTATGGCAGCGAAGAGCTGGGAGGACTTGGGTCGACGTATTTCCGCGAGCACCCTCCGATTCCACTTGATCGCATTGCTGCGAACCTGGAATTCGAGATGATCGGCAATCAGGATCCGAAGATGCCTAAGGGAAAGATGCTGCTGACCGGATGGGATCGTTCGAATCTAGGTCCCACTCTTGTCCAGCACGGAGCGCTGCTGGGGAACGATCCGTATCCCGAGCAGCACTTCTTCGAGCGCTCCGACAATTATCCGCTGGCCCTGAAAGGCGTGGTCGCGCACACGGCCGGAGGATGGGGTACGCCGCCCACGTATCACAAACCTGACGATGATCTCGCTCATCTTGATTTCAACTTCATGACCGAGGCCATTCAGTCTCTGATCGAGCCCCTCCGCTGGCTGGCCAATTCCGACTTCGTCCCGCACTGGCTGCCCGGGAAGCAGCCGCATGCGCGCGAGTAA
- a CDS encoding altronate dehydratase family protein yields MPEILTQTRVLKLDRQDDVLIALTDLRAGEEIHFGNETCRLVTGVPAKHKFALRDFALGDRITMYGVTVGKAMQPIRRGEAITTRNLRHEAADFHQKTGTYDWHAPDVAKWKKRTFSGYRRADGQVGTRNYWLVVPLVFCENRNIDVLRKAFDEGLGYAPPQVYREQVSDLARLYREGRVDAIRNYQQTSEDGRQQHRGFFENVDGVKFLTHERGCGGTREDARNLCGLIAGYLHHPNVAGATVLSLGCQHSQSDILREEIQKRDPHFNKPLILLEQQRSPSERAMLSQAIRETFLGMVEANKMKREDTSLASLCVGLKCGGSDGFSGISANPAIGHVSDILAELGGKTVLAEFPELCGVEQSLIDRATTQAVADRFIELMRDYAARAKAVRAGFEMNPSPGNIKDGLITDAMKSAGAARKGGSSPVTGVLDYPEYATTSGLNLLCTPGSDVEAVTAQVGAGCNVVLFTTGLGTPTGNPIAPVIKISTNTQLAQRMSDAIDIDTGQIIAGEETVEEAGERVLEFILKVASGEVKTKAELLGQDDFIPWKRGVSL; encoded by the coding sequence TTGCCCGAGATACTGACACAAACTCGCGTCTTAAAACTCGACCGCCAGGATGATGTCCTCATTGCGCTAACTGACCTGCGCGCCGGCGAGGAGATTCATTTTGGGAACGAGACCTGCAGGCTCGTCACCGGCGTTCCGGCTAAACATAAGTTCGCATTGCGTGACTTTGCCCTGGGCGATCGCATCACCATGTACGGCGTGACCGTTGGCAAAGCCATGCAGCCGATCCGCCGCGGCGAAGCGATCACAACACGCAATCTTCGCCACGAAGCCGCGGATTTTCATCAGAAGACCGGCACGTACGACTGGCACGCACCCGATGTCGCTAAGTGGAAGAAGCGCACGTTTTCCGGTTACCGTCGGGCCGATGGCCAGGTAGGCACGAGGAATTATTGGCTGGTTGTGCCGCTCGTCTTCTGTGAGAACCGCAACATTGACGTGTTGCGCAAAGCGTTCGATGAGGGACTCGGATACGCGCCTCCGCAGGTTTATCGCGAGCAGGTTTCCGACCTTGCCCGGTTATATCGCGAAGGGCGCGTTGACGCGATTAGAAATTATCAGCAGACCTCAGAAGATGGCCGGCAACAGCATCGCGGATTCTTCGAGAACGTCGATGGAGTGAAATTTCTCACGCACGAGCGCGGCTGCGGCGGCACGCGCGAGGATGCGCGCAATCTATGCGGCCTCATCGCCGGCTATCTGCATCATCCCAACGTTGCCGGCGCTACGGTGTTGAGCCTTGGGTGCCAGCACTCGCAGTCGGACATTCTGCGCGAAGAGATTCAGAAGCGCGATCCGCACTTCAACAAGCCGCTCATTCTGCTCGAGCAGCAGCGCAGTCCTTCGGAGCGCGCGATGCTCTCGCAGGCGATACGCGAGACTTTCCTGGGCATGGTCGAGGCCAACAAAATGAAGCGCGAGGACACATCGCTCGCGAGCCTGTGTGTTGGATTGAAGTGCGGAGGATCGGATGGATTTTCCGGGATTTCGGCGAATCCAGCCATAGGTCACGTTTCAGATATTCTTGCCGAGCTTGGCGGGAAAACAGTGCTCGCCGAATTTCCCGAGCTGTGCGGTGTGGAACAATCGCTGATCGATCGCGCCACCACACAAGCTGTCGCCGACCGCTTTATCGAGCTCATGCGGGATTATGCGGCGCGCGCAAAGGCCGTGCGAGCAGGCTTCGAGATGAATCCGTCGCCCGGCAACATCAAAGACGGTCTGATCACCGATGCGATGAAGTCGGCTGGCGCTGCGCGCAAAGGGGGAAGCTCGCCGGTGACAGGAGTTCTCGATTATCCCGAATACGCAACCACGTCCGGACTCAACCTGCTCTGTACTCCTGGGAGTGATGTCGAAGCGGTCACCGCGCAAGTCGGAGCTGGATGCAACGTCGTGCTGTTTACTACCGGACTGGGCACGCCAACGGGCAATCCCATTGCGCCGGTCATCAAAATTTCGACCAACACACAGCTGGCACAGCGCATGTCCGACGCTATCGACATCGATACCGGACAGATCATTGCCGGAGAAGAGACGGTGGAAGAAGCCGGCGAACGAGTGCTCGAATTCATTCTGAAGGTCGCGAGCGGCGAGGTGAAAACCAAAGCGGAACTGCTGGGGCAGGACGACTTCATCCCCTGGAAGCGAGGCGTTTCACTCTGA
- a CDS encoding glucose 1-dehydrogenase: MDGKNAVVTGGASGIGRAIAISFAEAGASVHIIEVDKKNAEETTQQIRDAGGTAQWTLCDVSDQKQVRDVFGGIAAAGTINILVNNAGVSHIGKLESTPEDEFDRVYRINVKGVYNCMYAALGAMKAAGGGVILNLASIAGLAGLADRFAYSMSKGAVLTMTYSVARDYLNHNIRCNCISPARVHTPFVDGFLRKNYPGREQEMMQKLSQLQPIGRMGQPEEVASLALFLCSDAAGFITGSNYPIDGGFLNLHG; encoded by the coding sequence CTGGACGGCAAGAATGCTGTCGTCACCGGTGGAGCGAGCGGCATTGGCCGGGCCATCGCGATCAGCTTCGCTGAGGCCGGCGCGTCCGTCCACATCATTGAAGTCGATAAAAAGAATGCGGAAGAGACGACGCAGCAGATTCGCGATGCCGGAGGCACAGCTCAGTGGACGCTCTGCGATGTTTCCGATCAGAAGCAGGTCAGAGATGTTTTCGGGGGGATTGCGGCTGCAGGCACCATCAATATTCTTGTGAACAATGCCGGCGTATCCCATATTGGGAAGCTGGAGAGCACACCCGAAGACGAATTCGATCGCGTTTATCGCATTAACGTGAAGGGCGTTTACAACTGCATGTACGCGGCGCTCGGCGCTATGAAAGCTGCCGGTGGTGGCGTGATTCTGAATCTCGCCTCCATTGCCGGGCTTGCAGGACTCGCCGACCGCTTCGCGTACAGCATGAGCAAAGGTGCAGTGCTCACGATGACGTATTCCGTTGCACGCGATTACCTAAACCACAATATCCGCTGCAACTGCATCTCGCCGGCGCGCGTGCATACGCCGTTTGTCGACGGCTTCCTGCGTAAGAACTATCCCGGACGCGAGCAGGAGATGATGCAGAAACTCTCGCAGCTGCAGCCCATCGGCCGCATGGGGCAGCCCGAAGAAGTCGCATCGCTGGCGCTGTTCCTCTGCTCCGATGCCGCCGGTTTCATTACGGGAAGCAATTATCCCATCGACGGAGGATTTCTGAACCTGCACGGGTAG
- a CDS encoding amidohydrolase family protein → MRVDSHQHFWRYHPVRDAWITDEMALLKRDFLPADLLPELRANGIDACVAVQADQSEEETRFLLDLAENHHEVAGVVGWVDLLEDTVEERLAHFSQSRKLRGFRHIVQAEADDRFLMRKEFLRGIGMLSRFGFTYDILIYARHLHVANEFVQQFPEQKFVVDHIAKPQIKARELDGWSRGIRAIARHPNVWCKVSGLVTEADWKRWRASDFRPYLDVVFEAFGVDRLMFGSDWPVCLLGGNYAKVKAIVDDYTQSFSSADKDKIFGGNAVRFYGLAT, encoded by the coding sequence ATGCGCGTCGATTCTCACCAGCACTTCTGGCGCTACCATCCGGTTCGAGACGCCTGGATCACCGACGAAATGGCGCTGTTGAAGCGCGATTTTCTGCCGGCAGATCTTCTTCCCGAGCTGCGCGCTAACGGTATCGATGCGTGTGTGGCGGTACAGGCAGATCAATCAGAAGAGGAAACCCGCTTTCTGCTCGATCTTGCCGAAAACCATCACGAAGTCGCCGGAGTCGTAGGCTGGGTGGACCTGCTCGAAGATACAGTTGAAGAGCGACTCGCGCACTTTTCCCAATCCCGGAAGCTGCGCGGCTTTCGTCACATCGTTCAGGCGGAAGCCGACGATCGCTTTTTGATGAGGAAAGAGTTTCTGCGCGGAATCGGCATGCTTTCGCGATTTGGTTTCACGTATGACATTTTGATTTATGCCCGCCATCTGCACGTCGCGAATGAATTCGTGCAGCAATTTCCGGAACAGAAATTCGTTGTCGATCACATTGCGAAACCGCAGATCAAAGCTCGCGAGCTGGATGGATGGTCGCGTGGCATACGCGCCATTGCCAGGCATCCGAATGTCTGGTGCAAGGTGTCAGGTCTGGTAACCGAAGCAGATTGGAAGCGGTGGAGGGCAAGCGACTTCCGGCCATATCTCGACGTGGTGTTCGAGGCCTTCGGCGTGGATCGTCTGATGTTCGGGTCCGACTGGCCGGTGTGCCTGCTGGGCGGCAATTATGCCAAGGTAAAAGCTATCGTCGACGACTACACTCAGAGTTTCTCCTCAGCCGACAAAGACAAAATTTTCGGAGGGAATGCAGTGCGCTTCTATGGACTTGCAACTTAA
- a CDS encoding SDR family oxidoreductase has protein sequence MDLQLKDKVVVITGGAKGIGGAITRACAEEGAIPAIVDRDQAALAEIEKLLTGKNRRCLCISAELSKAADCRRAIEQTQKTLGRIDALINNAGVNDKVGLEHGSPEEYVASLERNLLHYYNMAYFALPFLKQARGAIVNISSKTAITGQGGTSGYASSKGAILALTREWAAELLPYEIRVNAIVPAEVMTPLYRQWLDTFPNPEEKLKMIVAKIPLGKRMTLPEEIAAMAVFLLSPRAGHTTGQHIFVDGGYTHLDRALS, from the coding sequence ATGGACTTGCAACTTAAGGACAAGGTTGTAGTCATCACCGGCGGCGCTAAGGGGATCGGCGGCGCGATTACGCGGGCTTGTGCTGAAGAGGGCGCGATTCCAGCGATCGTCGATCGCGACCAGGCGGCGCTCGCAGAAATCGAGAAACTGCTGACCGGGAAAAATCGACGCTGCCTTTGCATTTCCGCCGAGTTGAGCAAGGCCGCCGATTGTCGGCGTGCAATTGAACAAACACAGAAAACATTGGGCCGAATCGATGCCCTGATCAACAACGCCGGCGTCAACGACAAAGTTGGCCTGGAACACGGCAGCCCCGAAGAGTACGTCGCATCGCTCGAACGCAACCTGCTGCACTACTACAACATGGCGTACTTCGCGCTTCCCTTTTTGAAACAGGCGCGCGGCGCAATCGTGAACATCAGCTCCAAAACTGCGATTACCGGACAGGGCGGTACTTCGGGCTATGCCTCTTCCAAGGGCGCGATTCTGGCGCTTACGCGGGAGTGGGCCGCAGAGCTACTGCCCTACGAAATTCGCGTGAACGCCATCGTTCCGGCAGAAGTAATGACTCCGCTCTATCGGCAGTGGCTCGACACGTTCCCAAATCCGGAAGAAAAGCTGAAGATGATCGTGGCGAAAATTCCTCTCGGCAAACGAATGACACTGCCCGAAGAGATCGCCGCCATGGCCGTATTTCTGCTTTCACCGCGAGCAGGCCACACGACCGGTCAGCACATCTTTGTGGATGGCGGCTACACGCACCTGGATCGCGCATTGAGCTAA
- a CDS encoding MarR family transcriptional regulator, whose product MSKAKASGITQKVCLEELVYLELLRTTDSLSRGIVQVLREDDLSATQYNVLRILRGAPDGLACGEIANRMITRDPDVTRLLDRLERRKLIERGRDPQDRRTVMAKITRDGLKMLARLDEPILQMHRRQLGHLGISRLRELAEMLLEARKKASTG is encoded by the coding sequence GTGAGCAAAGCAAAGGCTTCCGGCATCACCCAGAAGGTCTGTCTCGAAGAACTCGTCTATCTCGAGTTGCTGCGCACCACTGACTCGCTCTCGCGTGGAATCGTACAAGTACTCAGAGAAGACGACCTGTCGGCCACGCAATACAACGTGCTGCGAATCTTGCGTGGAGCTCCTGATGGGCTTGCGTGCGGCGAAATCGCCAATCGCATGATCACACGCGATCCCGACGTAACTCGTTTGCTCGATCGTCTCGAGAGACGAAAGCTCATCGAGCGGGGTCGGGATCCCCAAGACCGTCGGACAGTTATGGCAAAGATCACGCGTGACGGCCTGAAGATGCTCGCCCGGCTAGATGAACCCATCCTGCAGATGCACCGCCGGCAGTTGGGACACCTCGGGATCAGCCGTTTGCGCGAACTTGCGGAGATGTTGCTAGAAGCTCGCAAGAAGGCGTCGACAGGCTGA
- a CDS encoding phage holin family protein — MINALVRWLLMSLSLLIVSYIVPGFYVRSLGAALVAAIVFGFLNATLGLIVKIITFPLTVLTLGIFWFIINAIILEITSALVPGFFIRHFLSALVGAVVLMFVNMLLRALVREVETR, encoded by the coding sequence ATGATCAACGCACTCGTACGCTGGTTGCTGATGTCGCTCAGCCTGCTCATTGTTTCGTATATCGTTCCCGGCTTTTATGTCCGAAGTCTCGGCGCAGCGCTGGTCGCAGCCATCGTGTTCGGATTCCTGAACGCCACGCTGGGCCTGATAGTGAAGATCATCACTTTCCCACTAACGGTGCTTACGCTCGGGATTTTCTGGTTCATCATCAACGCGATCATCCTCGAGATCACGTCCGCGCTGGTGCCTGGATTCTTCATTCGACATTTCCTCTCGGCATTAGTGGGAGCTGTCGTGCTGATGTTCGTGAACATGCTCTTACGTGCGCTGGTGAGAGAAGTAGAAACCAGATAA